The proteins below come from a single Methanoculleus sp. SDB genomic window:
- a CDS encoding CoB--CoM heterodisulfide reductase subunit B, which produces MSGNMHQYAFFLGCIAPNRYPGCEAAAIKTSERVGIELLPLKGASCCPAPGAFGSIDLNVWYAMAARNVVLAEQMNMDIALICNGCYKSIFEVNHILKHNDELRDGVNEVLKEIDMEYKGSIDVWHLAELYYDPAICGVDKIRASITRPLSGTKIAVHYGCHLMKPKKERHFGDTENPMWIEELVDALGAESVQYRNKMQCCGAGGGVRGYDLTHSLDITNEKMINLREVGADALTEVCPFCQLQYDRGQIEIQEKFGINYGLPVLHYNELLGLAQGMSPQELALDLHAVDCKPFLEKIL; this is translated from the coding sequence ATGTCAGGAAATATGCACCAGTACGCCTTTTTCCTGGGCTGCATCGCCCCCAACCGGTATCCCGGCTGTGAAGCGGCGGCAATCAAGACCAGTGAAAGGGTCGGCATCGAACTGCTCCCCCTGAAGGGCGCAAGCTGCTGCCCCGCACCCGGCGCATTCGGCTCCATCGACCTGAATGTCTGGTACGCCATGGCGGCACGCAACGTCGTACTTGCCGAGCAGATGAACATGGACATCGCCCTCATCTGCAACGGCTGCTACAAGTCCATCTTTGAGGTCAACCACATCCTCAAGCACAACGACGAGCTCCGGGACGGCGTGAACGAAGTCCTCAAGGAGATCGACATGGAGTATAAGGGCAGCATCGATGTCTGGCACCTTGCCGAACTCTACTACGATCCCGCCATCTGCGGTGTCGACAAGATCCGTGCGAGTATCACCCGCCCGCTTTCCGGCACGAAGATTGCGGTCCACTACGGCTGCCATCTCATGAAGCCGAAGAAGGAGCGCCACTTCGGTGACACCGAGAATCCCATGTGGATTGAGGAGCTCGTCGATGCACTCGGCGCGGAGTCCGTGCAGTACCGCAACAAGATGCAGTGCTGCGGTGCCGGCGGCGGTGTCCGCGGCTATGACCTGACGCACTCGCTCGACATCACCAACGAAAAGATGATCAACCTGCGGGAAGTCGGCGCAGACGCGTTAACGGAAGTCTGTCCGTTCTGCCAGCTCCAGTATGACCGTGGGCAGATCGAGATTCAGGAGAAGTTCGGTATCAATTACGGACTTCCCGTGCTGCACTATAACGAGCTGCTCGGCCTTGCTCAGGGCATGAGCCCGCAGGAGCTGGCGCTTGACCTGCACGCAGTCGACTGCAAACCATTCCTGGAGAAGATTCTCTGA
- a CDS encoding ferredoxin produces MALFPKFSKKRDGVNVIMEQKLLQNTSNLILNAQTCTGCGICAEACPEEAISVGLVGAVRRGAVDYAEPVNIDEAKCSYCGVCVIMCPFNALTLKIDGEERLPIVEKEGFPQYDLTTKIDDEKCIRCTVCEEVCPRDAIDRQVPVFEGTDAEGKSRQAAITATTKFTVDDEKCTLCGICGALCPAIDVNHKPFTAESGKVEGEVVWDEAQCDACKICVEACPEEAITVEREVTGKKIDGSVSIMDENCCTCRWCAINCPTEAITVEKIFEGEIEFNAEKCPAGCSTCVEVCPANAIYLPSPVKASEMKGQLEDKIAVNKDFCIYCGACVQACPGEDIIVLKRSGVKITGKETDLFNRIKEKLFTRRTSMVKEGVAPGEVEVKVLEKA; encoded by the coding sequence ATGGCATTGTTCCCAAAATTCTCCAAGAAACGTGATGGCGTCAACGTCATTATGGAACAGAAACTGCTCCAGAACACGAGCAACCTGATTTTAAACGCGCAGACATGTACAGGATGCGGCATTTGTGCCGAAGCCTGTCCCGAGGAGGCGATATCCGTCGGACTCGTCGGTGCGGTCAGGAGAGGCGCAGTCGACTATGCAGAACCCGTCAATATCGACGAAGCAAAATGTTCGTATTGTGGTGTCTGCGTCATTATGTGCCCGTTCAACGCATTGACACTCAAGATTGACGGCGAAGAACGGCTCCCCATCGTCGAGAAGGAGGGTTTCCCCCAGTACGATCTGACAACGAAGATCGACGACGAGAAGTGCATCCGCTGCACGGTCTGCGAGGAAGTCTGTCCCCGCGACGCGATCGACCGGCAGGTGCCTGTTTTCGAGGGTACCGACGCTGAAGGCAAGAGCCGTCAGGCGGCAATTACGGCGACGACGAAATTCACCGTCGACGACGAGAAATGTACGCTCTGCGGTATCTGCGGCGCTCTCTGTCCCGCAATCGACGTCAACCACAAGCCCTTTACCGCGGAGAGCGGCAAGGTCGAAGGCGAGGTCGTCTGGGACGAGGCGCAGTGCGACGCCTGCAAGATATGCGTCGAGGCCTGTCCCGAGGAAGCAATTACCGTCGAGCGTGAAGTGACCGGTAAGAAGATCGACGGTTCCGTCAGTATCATGGATGAGAACTGCTGCACCTGTCGCTGGTGCGCAATCAACTGTCCGACGGAAGCAATTACCGTCGAGAAGATCTTTGAAGGCGAAATCGAGTTTAATGCCGAGAAGTGCCCGGCCGGCTGTTCCACATGCGTGGAGGTCTGCCCCGCAAATGCAATCTATCTCCCCTCCCCCGTGAAGGCGAGCGAGATGAAGGGCCAGCTCGAGGACAAGATCGCCGTCAACAAGGACTTCTGCATCTACTGCGGCGCCTGTGTGCAGGCCTGCCCCGGTGAGGACATCATCGTCCTGAAACGGAGCGGCGTAAAGATCACGGGCAAAGAGACGGATCTCTTCAACCGGATCAAGGAGAAGCTCTTCACCCGGCGTACCTCCATGGTCAAGGAGGGTGTCGCACCCGGTGAAGTCGAAGTAAAAGTTCTTGAGAAAGCGTGA
- a CDS encoding radical SAM protein: MKWAREKARLLEAGAVRLTGAPVDRYIERSSAGPSAGGAGSVFFTAGGRRVRLGINPGSPIVLKHTGSGHARILMDDDVLEGELEPVGLHCPRQAYITVSAGCIFRCRYCPVPLQPERVKSPEEIERMIEGVIDRIDAISITSGVVGSVAEDEDRVCTILERIARFEKPVGVSIYPREGTPARLKALGVVEVKFNLETATAALFEEMCPGLDRNAIRTALRESVAIFGRNRVFTNVILGLGESDAEIEDCIRECAAEGVIPVIRPLNPVAGCSGYVRPSAERLLAVCRLHDTILREAGLDPRLAITMCTACTGCDLVPGRDCDGER; the protein is encoded by the coding sequence ATGAAATGGGCACGGGAGAAGGCACGGCTCCTCGAGGCGGGTGCGGTCAGGCTGACGGGAGCCCCCGTCGACCGGTACATCGAACGATCGAGCGCAGGCCCGAGTGCGGGGGGTGCGGGATCGGTTTTTTTTACGGCGGGGGGGCGCCGCGTGCGTCTCGGGATCAATCCCGGTTCCCCGATCGTGCTCAAGCACACCGGTTCCGGGCATGCCCGGATTCTCATGGACGACGATGTGCTCGAGGGGGAGCTTGAGCCGGTGGGGCTCCACTGCCCCCGTCAGGCATACATCACCGTTTCGGCAGGCTGCATCTTCCGGTGCCGGTACTGCCCGGTTCCCCTCCAGCCGGAACGGGTGAAGTCGCCGGAGGAGATAGAGAGGATGATTGAGGGTGTTATCGACAGGATTGACGCCATATCGATCACGAGCGGCGTGGTGGGCAGTGTAGCGGAGGATGAGGACAGGGTGTGTACGATCCTTGAGCGAATCGCCCGGTTCGAAAAACCCGTCGGCGTTTCGATCTACCCCCGCGAGGGGACACCCGCCCGCTTAAAGGCTCTCGGTGTCGTTGAAGTAAAATTCAATCTCGAAACAGCGACGGCGGCGCTCTTTGAGGAGATGTGCCCCGGGCTTGACCGCAATGCAATCCGGACGGCCCTTCGCGAGTCGGTGGCGATCTTCGGGAGAAACCGTGTCTTTACGAACGTCATCCTCGGTCTCGGGGAGTCGGATGCGGAGATTGAGGACTGCATCAGGGAGTGTGCGGCGGAGGGCGTCATTCCGGTGATCCGCCCTCTGAATCCCGTTGCGGGCTGTTCGGGCTATGTACGGCCGTCTGCAGAGCGGCTGCTGGCCGTCTGCAGGCTCCACGATACGATCCTGCGGGAAGCCGGGCTCGACCCCCGGCTCGCTATTACGATGTGCACCGCATGTACGGGGTGCGATCTGGTTCCCGGGAGGGATTGTGATGGCGAACGGTGA
- the aksA gene encoding homoaconitate hydratase (in Methanococcus jannaschii this protein catalyzes the condensation of alpha-ketoglutarate and acetyl-CoA to form trans-homoaconitate; functions in alphaketosuberate synthesis which is a precursor in coenzyme B and biotin synthesis): protein MEQWNVEICDVTLRDGEQTPGVSFSCEEKMEIARILDAIGIEVIEAGFPIVSANEKACVSAITALGLRARICCLARARKEDIDCAIDCGVDLVSIFIATSDLHIRHKYRKPREEVLASALAMVDHAVDHGLAVRFAAEDASRTDLPFLREMYREGVRHGVAYCSYADTVGCLTPLEMADNVRNLTADLPVPLCVHCHNDMGFASANTITAAASGAFQLHTTANGIGERAGNASLEEVLVALRFKGGVERYDLSLLHDLSATVARASGIPVPKLKAVVGEHAFAHESGIHIAAMLEDPATYEYIPPALVGGERCFILGKHTGRKALEHIVASHGYHLSEPQIAWVLSEVKHRSEGKCCITPEVLLSIIRRAEEAGTNADAR, encoded by the coding sequence ATGGAACAGTGGAATGTTGAAATCTGTGATGTAACCCTGCGGGACGGGGAACAGACCCCGGGGGTCTCGTTTTCCTGCGAAGAAAAAATGGAGATCGCCCGGATACTCGATGCAATCGGCATCGAGGTGATCGAGGCGGGATTTCCCATCGTGTCTGCAAATGAAAAAGCATGCGTATCGGCGATCACCGCACTGGGACTTCGTGCACGCATCTGCTGCCTTGCACGGGCGAGAAAGGAGGATATCGACTGCGCCATCGACTGCGGGGTGGACCTCGTCAGCATCTTCATCGCCACCTCCGACCTCCATATCAGGCACAAGTACAGGAAACCCCGTGAGGAGGTGCTCGCCTCGGCGCTCGCCATGGTCGACCACGCGGTTGACCACGGGCTGGCAGTCAGGTTTGCGGCCGAGGATGCGTCCCGGACCGATCTGCCGTTTTTACGGGAGATGTACCGGGAAGGTGTCCGTCATGGTGTTGCCTACTGCAGTTATGCCGACACCGTCGGGTGTTTGACGCCGCTTGAAATGGCGGATAACGTCAGGAACCTGACCGCAGACCTTCCAGTGCCGCTCTGCGTCCATTGCCACAATGATATGGGCTTCGCGTCGGCAAACACCATCACCGCCGCCGCATCGGGAGCCTTCCAACTGCACACGACCGCGAACGGCATCGGGGAGCGTGCCGGAAATGCATCGCTCGAGGAAGTGCTCGTCGCGCTGCGCTTCAAGGGAGGCGTGGAGCGGTACGATCTCTCCCTCCTCCATGATCTCTCGGCAACCGTGGCGCGTGCTTCGGGCATCCCGGTTCCGAAGCTGAAGGCCGTGGTGGGGGAGCATGCCTTCGCCCACGAGAGCGGCATTCATATCGCCGCTATGCTCGAAGATCCGGCAACCTATGAGTACATCCCCCCCGCACTGGTCGGAGGGGAACGCTGCTTTATCCTCGGGAAGCATACCGGCAGAAAAGCGCTCGAACATATTGTGGCGAGCCACGGCTATCACCTCTCCGAACCGCAGATTGCCTGGGTTCTCTCGGAAGTGAAACACCGGAGCGAGGGGAAATGCTGCATCACGCCGGAGGTGCTGCTTTCTATCATCCGGCGGGCGGAGGAGGCCGGCACCAATGCCGACGCTCGCTGA
- a CDS encoding 4Fe-4S ferredoxin: MATEKNYGNPQLEDKLRDRYFYTEDSHPDFLADVEKIGRTIAHMCFQCGTCTGSCPSAPRSSYRIRLFVRRAVLGLEDEALTDPDLWLCTTCYSCTDRCPRDIAPTDVIMAMRNLAFKRDIVPRNFLKTAQLIYTTGHGVPNNDVNRAAREKLGLTRDPPTTHGYPEFIPGIQKILDYYKLKENADRILAEEGQ, encoded by the coding sequence ATGGCAACAGAGAAAAATTACGGCAATCCGCAGCTTGAGGATAAACTCAGGGACCGGTACTTCTACACGGAGGATTCGCACCCTGACTTCCTTGCCGATGTGGAGAAAATCGGCCGCACGATAGCGCACATGTGTTTCCAGTGCGGTACCTGTACCGGATCGTGTCCGTCCGCACCCCGGAGCTCATACCGCATCCGCCTGTTTGTCCGGAGAGCGGTGCTCGGCCTCGAGGATGAAGCACTCACCGACCCGGACCTGTGGCTGTGCACGACCTGCTATTCCTGCACGGACCGGTGTCCGCGTGACATCGCCCCCACCGATGTGATTATGGCGATGCGGAACCTCGCGTTCAAGAGGGATATCGTGCCGAGAAACTTCTTAAAAACCGCCCAGCTGATCTACACGACCGGCCACGGCGTGCCCAACAACGACGTGAACCGGGCAGCCCGCGAAAAACTCGGTCTCACCCGCGATCCGCCGACGACCCACGGGTACCCCGAGTTCATCCCGGGCATCCAGAAGATCCTGGACTATTATAAACTGAAAGAGAATGCGGACCGCATCCTTGCTGAGGAGGGTCAGTAA
- a CDS encoding tRNA(Ile2) 2-agmatinylcytidine synthetase → MMHLTPGEVRKRFGPMFAKKFLVMVDEAAGRAEIIEECCHQGTIEWDAMNRMRAGGAIRSIRVDGTMMAMSARIGSYPVGFGAADREIGGQALEGVEVDGDEVVTTWRGIAGAGVGVAACLPQAPGVLRAEYPSEDDLKVGGARATRVRIVSPRYEKVTIGIDDTDTKEEGATWVLALKAAEACRMEGAEYLNMRLIQLNPKVPKKTTNCVGSALTYAVRPDRVDDLCEALRDYIETNAVSRDTGIAVLRGLLYPDSPLAERVKTEFLTIEEVEAEAERLGIRYIDRAGAKGRIGALGAVLWGNAGIEAAGLYGEHL, encoded by the coding sequence ATGATGCATCTAACCCCCGGTGAGGTCAGGAAACGGTTCGGTCCGATGTTTGCAAAGAAGTTCCTTGTCATGGTCGATGAGGCTGCCGGACGTGCCGAAATTATTGAGGAATGCTGCCATCAGGGAACCATCGAGTGGGACGCGATGAACCGCATGCGTGCCGGAGGTGCCATCCGCTCGATTCGCGTCGACGGGACGATGATGGCGATGAGCGCCCGGATAGGATCGTACCCCGTCGGTTTCGGGGCGGCCGACCGTGAGATCGGCGGGCAGGCGCTCGAGGGTGTCGAGGTGGACGGCGACGAGGTCGTCACGACCTGGCGCGGCATCGCCGGTGCCGGTGTGGGTGTCGCCGCATGCCTCCCGCAGGCGCCCGGAGTGCTGCGTGCCGAGTATCCTTCGGAAGATGACTTAAAAGTCGGAGGGGCACGGGCAACCCGCGTCAGGATCGTCTCTCCCCGGTATGAAAAAGTGACGATCGGAATTGATGACACCGATACGAAAGAAGAAGGGGCGACATGGGTGCTGGCGCTGAAGGCGGCGGAGGCATGCCGTATGGAAGGGGCCGAGTACCTGAACATGCGCCTGATCCAGCTCAACCCGAAGGTGCCCAAAAAGACGACGAACTGTGTCGGGAGTGCGCTCACCTATGCGGTCCGCCCCGACAGGGTCGACGACCTCTGTGAAGCGCTGCGGGACTACATCGAGACCAATGCGGTCAGCAGGGATACCGGGATCGCCGTCCTCCGGGGGCTTCTCTACCCGGATTCGCCGCTTGCAGAGCGGGTGAAGACCGAATTTTTAACCATCGAAGAGGTCGAAGCCGAGGCAGAACGGCTCGGCATCCGGTATATCGACCGGGCGGGAGCAAAAGGAAGAATCGGTGCCCTCGGGGCGGTGCTCTGGGGGAACGCCGGAATAGAGGCGGCAGGGCTCTATGGAGAACATCTCTGA
- a CDS encoding formylmethanofuran--tetrahydromethanopterin N-formyltransferase (catalyzes the transfer of a formyl group from formylmethanofuran to tetrahydromethanopterin tetrahydromethanopterin), whose translation MELNGVTIDDTYAEAFPTWVSRVIITAVTEEWAYKAAVEATGFATSAIGCPCEAGVESFLSGDETPDGRPGVAVLFCAGKKKLKEQVVERLAECVLTAPTTAVFDGLPEAEERIAVKLHFFGDGYEYKKDVGGRNCWVIPIMNGEYVGEEDFGIVKGVAGGNFFVMGENQMAALMGAQAAVDAINSVCGVITSFPGGIVASGSKVGSTKYKFMPASTNEKYCPTLREKVPDSKIPEGVKAVYEIVIDGIDEDSVREAMVEGIRAATTVPGVVFISAGNFGGSLGPFKINLADIL comes from the coding sequence ATGGAGTTGAACGGAGTTACCATTGATGATACCTATGCAGAAGCGTTCCCGACCTGGGTTTCGCGTGTGATTATCACGGCAGTGACCGAAGAATGGGCATACAAGGCAGCGGTGGAGGCGACGGGGTTTGCCACATCCGCAATCGGATGCCCCTGTGAAGCGGGCGTCGAGAGCTTCCTCTCAGGCGACGAAACCCCCGACGGACGTCCCGGCGTCGCCGTCCTCTTCTGTGCCGGGAAGAAGAAGTTAAAGGAGCAGGTCGTCGAGCGGCTCGCCGAGTGCGTCCTGACGGCACCCACGACGGCAGTCTTTGACGGCCTCCCCGAAGCAGAGGAGCGGATCGCGGTCAAGCTGCACTTCTTCGGTGACGGCTACGAGTACAAGAAGGACGTCGGCGGCCGGAACTGCTGGGTGATCCCCATCATGAACGGCGAGTACGTGGGCGAGGAAGACTTCGGCATCGTAAAGGGCGTTGCCGGCGGCAACTTCTTCGTGATGGGCGAAAACCAGATGGCGGCGCTCATGGGCGCCCAGGCGGCGGTCGATGCGATTAACAGCGTCTGCGGCGTCATCACCTCGTTCCCCGGCGGCATCGTCGCGAGCGGTTCGAAGGTGGGAAGCACCAAGTACAAGTTCATGCCCGCGAGCACGAACGAGAAGTACTGCCCGACTCTCCGGGAAAAGGTTCCCGACTCGAAAATCCCCGAGGGCGTAAAAGCCGTCTACGAAATTGTCATCGACGGGATCGATGAGGATTCCGTCAGGGAGGCCATGGTGGAAGGCATCAGGGCGGCAACGACCGTGCCGGGCGTGGTATTCATCAGCGCCGGTAATTTCGGCGGCAGCCTCGGCCCCTTCAAGATCAATCTTGCAGACATTCTCTGA
- a CDS encoding ferredoxin, whose product MAFALHINMERCTGCNACVVACPVDALELYTVDPVTNEKIYQVKNGKAAVLDVDHELCAGCGVCVEACPFDVIRLAGPWEKGSKPLAKGME is encoded by the coding sequence ATGGCATTTGCATTGCATATCAACATGGAGCGGTGTACCGGTTGTAACGCATGTGTAGTCGCGTGTCCGGTCGATGCACTGGAGCTCTACACGGTGGATCCCGTCACAAACGAAAAGATCTATCAGGTCAAGAACGGCAAAGCGGCGGTTCTTGACGTGGATCATGAGTTGTGCGCCGGTTGCGGCGTATGTGTCGAGGCATGCCCCTTTGATGTGATACGGCTGGCAGGACCGTGGGAAAAGGGGTCGAAACCCCTGGCAAAAGGCATGGAGTGA
- a CDS encoding indolepyruvate ferredoxin oxidoreductase → MANGEDVLCRALLAAADRWYAVPGYPVTGIAEGTGAELTVNEKVALEYALGDSLAGRRAGVILKNVGLNTCADPLVNATTQGLRRGVVVVAGDDIFVRGSQNAQDSRYFGEVAQIPVLEPDGETIGPAVEEAFAASEMFSRIALIRVTPPALEGEAAGRILLRGQGSGRLADPDLTMRGRAEAADAVTARMFAWSVSSPLNRRGPPPVGVGPAEGGGRAVTVYPPPLPPPDCADTREYGRPFVREHRIAQPPPFPAQPETKSGRGFARTFCPSCPFRATVSMLAEREMTVICDIGCSLFAANPPYSVGVASYGLGSSVAVAARSTRVALSGDYAMLHSGMNALADVREKGLPLLCIVLKNTRMGMTGGHPAPDVARYIAWANPRTIPADRHAEIAEALRMPDEPVTLIIEGTCPEGENHGTVEC, encoded by the coding sequence ATGGCGAACGGTGAGGATGTACTCTGCCGGGCGCTCCTCGCGGCGGCGGACAGGTGGTACGCAGTGCCCGGCTATCCGGTCACCGGCATTGCGGAAGGGACCGGTGCGGAACTGACCGTCAACGAAAAGGTCGCCCTCGAGTATGCGCTCGGCGATTCTCTTGCAGGACGCCGGGCGGGAGTGATTCTCAAGAATGTCGGACTCAACACCTGTGCCGATCCGCTCGTAAACGCCACGACGCAGGGGCTTCGCCGCGGGGTGGTGGTGGTTGCCGGTGACGATATCTTTGTCCGCGGTTCGCAGAACGCACAGGATTCCCGGTACTTCGGGGAAGTGGCGCAGATCCCGGTGCTCGAGCCGGACGGCGAAACCATCGGGCCTGCTGTCGAGGAGGCGTTTGCCGCGTCGGAGATGTTTTCGCGCATTGCCCTCATCCGCGTCACACCTCCCGCCCTCGAGGGAGAGGCGGCCGGCCGCATCCTTCTCCGCGGGCAGGGGAGCGGACGGCTCGCCGACCCCGACCTCACGATGCGCGGGCGGGCGGAAGCGGCGGATGCGGTCACCGCCCGCATGTTTGCATGGTCGGTTTCTTCGCCCCTCAACCGGCGGGGGCCGCCGCCTGTCGGCGTGGGGCCGGCAGAGGGGGGAGGGCGTGCCGTCACCGTCTATCCTCCCCCTCTGCCGCCGCCGGATTGTGCCGACACACGGGAATACGGCCGCCCCTTCGTGCGGGAGCACCGTATCGCACAACCCCCTCCCTTCCCCGCACAGCCCGAGACGAAATCGGGCCGCGGATTCGCCCGCACCTTCTGCCCGTCGTGTCCTTTCCGGGCAACCGTGAGCATGCTCGCAGAGAGGGAGATGACGGTGATCTGCGATATCGGCTGCTCGCTCTTCGCAGCAAACCCTCCCTACAGCGTGGGCGTCGCCTCCTACGGACTCGGCTCGTCGGTGGCGGTTGCGGCACGGAGCACCCGGGTGGCGCTGTCGGGAGACTACGCGATGCTGCACTCGGGCATGAACGCACTCGCCGATGTCCGTGAAAAGGGGCTGCCGCTCCTCTGCATCGTGCTGAAGAACACCCGGATGGGAATGACCGGCGGTCATCCCGCCCCGGATGTCGCCCGGTACATCGCCTGGGCGAACCCCCGCACAATTCCCGCGGACCGGCACGCGGAGATTGCGGAGGCACTTCGTATGCCGGACGAACCGGTGACCCTCATCATCGAAGGCACCTGTCCGGAGGGAGAGAACCATGGAACAGTGGAATGTTGA